Proteins encoded together in one Rhipicephalus sanguineus isolate Rsan-2018 chromosome 9, BIME_Rsan_1.4, whole genome shotgun sequence window:
- the LOC119404113 gene encoding prolyl 3-hydroxylase 3 encodes MLALPFVQFMAPALLSWLEYGGQRPQKLFQQPDVVRLSALNRLGAEDNPCDVRGREDKFCLRERLALRVDTDRDDDTPTNHMSQCPVEFDGTGGTNASATGRSDHVGSTRSPGLPTCPKGQLPHCDDYFVRTGARVALDEVCLNGRGRVVIDGLLNQEECDLLLKLSRLNESMENATAARLMLLASRKARLITEAYFRLKKRLYIHFAHLQCRIAMPNSTASRSDMSHTIHSDNCDFADNATCKCPDYKEDLSWRDYSAAVYLNSDFHGGQAVFTKTPRTSIRGIVRPKCGRMVSFRSETAHGVLPVFTGRRCALLVWMTFTGREEEPTRAEFNRLLRDIDGRVRKSSEPDDRWDLLWNMRKT; translated from the exons ATGCTTGCGTTGCCGTTCGTTCAGTTCATGGCACCTGCCCTTCTCTCATGGCTAGAGTACGGAGGTCAACGACCACAAAAGCTCTTCCAGCAGCCCGACGTCGTCCGCCTATCGGCTCTCAATCGTCTAGGAGCGGAGGACAATCCGTGTGACGTGCGAGGTCGCGAGGACAAGTTCTGCCTGCGAGAGCGGCTCGCTCTACGGGTCGACACGGATCGCGACGACGATACACCGACGAATCACATGTCCCAGTGTCCCGTAGAGTTCGACGGAACCGGAGGAACAAACGCGTCGGCTACCGGTCGTTCTGATCACGTGGGCTCGACCAGAAGCCCTGGATTGCCGACGTGTCCTAAG GGCCAGCTGCCCCACTGCGATGACTATTTCGTGCGAACTGGAGCGAGAGTGGCCCTGGATGAGGTCTGCCTCAACGGGCGCGGCAGAGTGGTCATCGACGGACTGCTCAACCAGGAGGAGTGCGACCTCCTGCTCAAGCTAAGC CGCTTAAATGAATCCATGGAGAACGCCACGGCGGCCAGACTCATGCTGCTGGCCTCCCGTAAGGCGCGGCTCATCACGGAAGCGTACTTCCGGCTCAAGAAGAGGCTGTACATCCACTTTGCTCATCTCCAGTGCCGGATCGCGATGCCAA ACTCCACGGCGAGCAGGAGCGACATGAGTCACACTATTCACTCCGACAACTGCGACTTCGCTGACAATGCCACCTGCAAGTGCCCGGACTACAAGGAAGATCTTTCCTGGCGAGATTACAG CGCGGCGGTCTACTTGAACAGCGACTTCCATGGAGGCCAAGCCGTGTTCACAAAGACTCCACGCACGAGCATTCGG GGCATCGTGCGACCTAAGTGCGGACGCATGGTGTCGTTCAGGAGCGAGACGGCGCACGGCGTGCTGCCGGTGTTCACCGGGCGGCGATGCGCCTTGCTCGTGTGGATGACGTTCACCGGTCGAGAGGAGGAGCCTACAAGAGCCGAATTCAACCGACTGCTCCGGGACATCGACGGTCGCGTACGGAAGAGCTCGGAGCCCGACGACCGATGGGACTTACTCTGGAACATGAGAAAGACCTGA